Proteins from a single region of Strix aluco isolate bStrAlu1 chromosome 5, bStrAlu1.hap1, whole genome shotgun sequence:
- the SMIM45 gene encoding small integral membrane protein 45, with amino-acid sequence MPHFLDWFVPVYLMISILILVGFGACIYYFEPGLQEAHKWRTQRPIMERDLRKTLMIRDNLAFGVPEV; translated from the coding sequence ATGCCCCACTTCTTGGATTGGTTTGTGCCAGTGTATCTGATGATCTCCATTCTCATCCTGGTGGGCTTTGGAGCTTGCATTTACTACTTCGAGCCAGGACTCCAGGAAGCCCATAAGTGGCGAACGCAGAGGCCGATCATGGAACGAGACCTTCGGAAGACACTGATGATTCGGGACAACCTGGCCTTTGGGGTGCCTGAGGTCTGA